A portion of the Meriones unguiculatus strain TT.TT164.6M chromosome 14, Bangor_MerUng_6.1, whole genome shotgun sequence genome contains these proteins:
- the LOC110542196 gene encoding olfactory receptor 52A5-like: protein MLKVNGSVFRPSVFTLIGIPGLESVQCWIAIPFCVMYIIAMIGNALILVIIKSEKSLHIPMYIFLAILAVTDIALSTCILPKMLGIFWFQLPQISFDACLLQMELIHSFQATESGVLLAMALDRYVAICNPLRHATIFSPQLTTCLGAGVILRAFILVSPSILLIKCRLKYFRTTTISHSYCEHMAIVKLAAEDVRINKVCGLLVAFAILGFDIVFITFSYVQIFVTVFQLPQKEARFKAFNTCIAHICVFLQFYLLGFFSFFTHRFGAHIPPYVHILLSDLYLLVPPFLNPIVYGVKTKQIRDQVLKMLFSKNPL, encoded by the coding sequence ATGCTCAAGGTAAACGGCTCAGTCTTCAGGCCTTCTGTGTTCACACTGATTGGGATCCCTGGCCTGGAGTCAGTGCAATGCTGGATTGCGATTCCGTTCTGCGTCATGTACATCATCGCTATGATCGGGAACGCTCTAATTCTAGTTATAATCAAGAGTGAAAAGAGCCTCCACATACCCATGTACATTTTCTTGGCCATTTTGGCAGTCACAGACATTGCCCTTAGCACATGCATTCTTCCAAAAATGCTGGGCATCTTCTGGTTTCAGCTGCCCCAGATTTCCTTTGATGCCTGCTTGCTACAAATGGAACTCATCCACTCCTTCCAGGCAACAGAATCAGGCGTCCTCCTGGCCATGGCTCTGGatcgctatgtggccatctgcaacCCCCTGAGACATGCCACCATCTTCTCTCCACAGCTCACGACTTGCCTTGGAGCTGGTGTGATACTCAGGGCTTTCATTCTGGTATCCCCATCCATACTGCTCATCAAATGCCGCCTTAAGTACTTCCGAACTACCACTATCTCTCACTCTTACTGTGAACACATGGCCATTGTGAAACTGGCAGCTGAAGATGTCAGAATCAACAAGGTATGTGGCCTCCTTGTTGCCTTTGCCATCTTAGGGTTTGACATTGTCTTCATTACTTTCTCCTACGTGCAAATTTTTGTCACTGTCTTCCAGCTGCCCCAGAAGGAGGCTCGATTCAAAGCCTTCAATACCTGCATTGCTCACATCTGTGTCTTCCTACAGTTCTACCTCCTGggattcttctctttcttcacGCACAGGTTTGGGGCTCACATACCCCCTTATGTGCATATTCTCCTGTCAGATCTTTACCTGTTAGTCCCTCCTTTTCTCAACCCCATTGTCTATGGTGTTAAAACTAAACAGATCCGCGACCAAGTCCTGAAAATGCTTTTCTCCAAGAACCCTCTGTGA